The Amycolatopsis sp. 195334CR genome window below encodes:
- a CDS encoding zinc-binding dehydrogenase produces MFAVYAKAPNPENPLDSLVVGERPEPEVPEGWVRVAVKAASLNMHDLWTLRGVGIKPEQFPMILGCDGAGVLDDGTEVVLHSVVNAPGWQGDDTLDPKRTLLTEKHQGTFADYVIVPARNAVPKPAELSFTEAATMGTAWLTAYRMLFVKSGLRPGQTMLVQGASGGVSTALVQLGRAAGYRVWVTGRTEEKRALAEQLGAHQSFESGARLPERVDAVFETVGKATWSHSVKSLKPGGIIVVSGSTSGPDAHAELQRVFFLQLRIAGSTMGTRDELTDLLDYVRLSGIRPQVGAELPFADAVTGFQQMLDGETAGKTVFVA; encoded by the coding sequence ATGTTCGCCGTATACGCCAAGGCCCCGAACCCGGAAAACCCGCTGGACTCGCTGGTGGTCGGCGAGCGTCCCGAACCCGAGGTGCCCGAGGGCTGGGTGCGGGTGGCGGTGAAGGCCGCCAGCCTGAACATGCACGACCTCTGGACCCTGCGCGGCGTGGGCATCAAGCCCGAGCAGTTCCCGATGATCCTCGGCTGCGACGGCGCCGGCGTGCTCGACGACGGCACCGAGGTGGTGCTGCACTCGGTGGTGAACGCCCCCGGGTGGCAGGGCGACGACACGCTCGACCCGAAGCGCACCCTGCTCACCGAGAAGCACCAGGGCACCTTCGCCGACTACGTGATCGTGCCCGCGCGCAACGCCGTGCCGAAGCCGGCGGAGCTGTCCTTCACCGAGGCCGCCACGATGGGGACCGCCTGGCTGACCGCGTACCGCATGCTCTTCGTCAAGTCCGGCCTGCGCCCCGGCCAGACCATGCTGGTGCAGGGCGCCTCCGGTGGCGTGTCCACCGCGCTGGTCCAGCTCGGCCGCGCGGCCGGGTACCGGGTGTGGGTCACCGGCCGCACCGAGGAGAAGCGCGCGCTCGCCGAGCAGCTCGGCGCGCACCAGTCCTTCGAATCCGGAGCGCGACTGCCGGAGCGGGTGGATGCGGTGTTCGAGACCGTCGGCAAGGCCACCTGGTCACACTCGGTGAAGTCGCTGAAGCCCGGCGGCATCATCGTGGTCTCCGGGTCGACCAGCGGCCCGGACGCGCACGCGGAACTGCAGCGGGTGTTCTTCCTGCAACTGCGGATCGCCGGTTCGACCATGGGCACCCGCGACGAGCTCACCGATCTGCTGGACTACGTGCGGCTTTCCGGAATCCGGCCGCAGGTCGGCGCGGAACTGCCGTTCGCGGACGCGGTCACCGGCTTCCAGCAGATGCTCGACGGCGAGACCGCGGGGAAGACCGTTTTCGTCGCCTGA
- a CDS encoding ribonuclease domain-containing protein has translation MFNRRRITAALIGLIVLVVGGWLVQDLVADDPGPVPGSESGLRVESLSALPPEAGETWKLIGSNGPFPYPRNDGVEFQNREKRLPARDSGYYREYTVKTPGSGDRGARRLVTGAAHELYYTGDHYASFVIVDPSR, from the coding sequence ATGTTCAACCGGAGGCGGATCACCGCCGCGTTGATCGGCCTGATCGTGCTGGTGGTCGGCGGCTGGCTGGTCCAGGACCTCGTCGCGGACGACCCGGGCCCGGTGCCGGGCAGCGAGTCCGGCCTGCGGGTGGAGTCGCTTTCCGCGCTGCCGCCCGAAGCGGGCGAGACGTGGAAGCTGATCGGCTCGAACGGCCCGTTCCCGTACCCCCGCAACGACGGGGTCGAATTCCAGAACCGCGAGAAACGGCTGCCCGCGCGTGACTCCGGTTACTACCGGGAGTACACGGTGAAAACGCCGGGGAGCGGGGACCGCGGGGCGCGGCGGCTGGTCACCGGCGCGGCGCACGAGCTGTACTACACCGGGGACCATTACGCTTCGTTCGTCATCGTGGACCCGAGCAGGTGA
- a CDS encoding barstar family protein, translating into MSAVEQPDARALAERARARGAYAHVLPGPAPVTKDAAMDAIAAALEFPDWFGRNLDALYDCLTDLSWLPAGEHVLIWAGSEAFKTADPKAYLAIRSVLSDAQRALAPNGARSDSRHLTLQLPES; encoded by the coding sequence GTGAGCGCCGTGGAACAACCGGATGCGCGAGCACTGGCGGAGCGCGCCCGCGCCCGTGGTGCCTACGCCCATGTACTGCCCGGCCCCGCGCCGGTGACCAAGGACGCGGCGATGGACGCGATCGCCGCCGCGCTGGAGTTCCCCGACTGGTTCGGCCGGAACCTCGACGCGCTCTACGACTGCCTGACCGACCTGTCCTGGCTGCCCGCCGGTGAGCACGTGCTGATCTGGGCGGGTTCGGAGGCGTTCAAGACCGCGGACCCGAAGGCCTACCTGGCCATCCGGAGCGTGCTCTCGGACGCGCAGCGGGCACTGGCCCCGAACGGGGCCCGGTCGGACTCGCGGCACCTGACGCTGCAGCTGCCGGAGTCCTGA
- a CDS encoding enoyl-CoA hydratase family protein — translation MAEELVHYAVAGGTATITLDSPHNRNALSAQLRSELSAGLSRAREDDAVRVIVLDHTGPVFCAGMDLKEAKGAGAGDQGVNEFPRILEQLWTSPKPVVAKLAGPARAGGIGMVAAADIAVAVKEATFAFSEVRIGVVPAVISLTVLPRLNARAAHELFLTGDKFDAERAVSIGLLNSAVDASDLDAEVSRYVKALAMGGPRALAATKELLSRPRPATPADGFAEMTELSTGFFASEEGQEGITAFAQKRPPSWVPGS, via the coding sequence ATGGCTGAAGAACTGGTGCACTACGCGGTGGCGGGCGGGACCGCGACGATCACCCTGGACTCCCCGCACAACCGCAACGCGCTGTCCGCGCAGCTGCGCTCGGAGCTGAGCGCGGGGCTGAGCAGGGCGCGCGAGGACGACGCGGTGCGCGTGATCGTGCTCGACCACACCGGGCCGGTGTTCTGCGCGGGGATGGACCTCAAGGAGGCCAAGGGCGCCGGGGCGGGCGACCAGGGCGTCAACGAGTTCCCGCGGATCCTCGAACAGCTGTGGACCAGCCCCAAGCCGGTGGTCGCCAAGCTGGCCGGTCCGGCCAGGGCGGGCGGGATCGGCATGGTGGCCGCGGCGGACATCGCGGTGGCGGTCAAGGAAGCGACCTTCGCCTTCAGCGAGGTGCGCATCGGCGTGGTGCCCGCGGTGATCTCGCTCACCGTGCTGCCGCGGCTGAACGCGCGGGCCGCGCACGAGCTGTTCCTCACCGGCGACAAGTTCGACGCCGAGCGGGCGGTTTCCATCGGCCTGCTGAACTCCGCTGTGGACGCGTCCGATTTGGACGCCGAGGTTTCGCGGTACGTCAAGGCTTTGGCCATGGGCGGCCCGCGGGCGCTGGCGGCCACCAAGGAACTGCTCAGCCGCCCGCGCCCGGCCACCCCGGCCGACGGGTTCGCCGAGATGACGGAGCTGTCGACGGGCTTCTTCGCCAGCGAAGAGGGCCAGGAGGGCATCACCGCGTTCGCCCAGAAGCGGCCGCCGTCCTGGGTTCCGGGGTCCTGA